The genomic window GTTGTCGCTGGCGGCCTTGGCGATCACCCGGTTGAGCTGCTCGCTGGCGATGGAGCCCACGGCCATGGTGAAGCCTTTACCCATTTCCAGCGGCTGCATGCGCTTGTCACCAATGCCCGGTGCGGCGACATAGTCATGGTTAACGTCAACGCCAATCAGCGCATCCGGCTTGAGCTCACCGGCAAACACGCGGCTGCCAAAGCGGCCGATTTCCTCGTAGCTGGCAATCGCAAACATGACGCGTACCTGCTGGGTGCCACCAGCTTCGGCAATCAGGCGTGCCACTTCAGCGGTGACAAAACAGCCCAAGCCGTTATCCAGGTAGGCACCGTAGAAGGTGTCAGGGCTGAAGCCGGGGCGGATAGGGCGGTCAAAAATGATCGAATCGCCCGGGCGCACCCCCAGATTGAGCACCTGCTGCTTTTTATTCTCACCGTGAATCTGCAGATCAAGATAGATCTGCTCTTTCTTGATGCCTTTGTCACCGGTGCGCACCGCCGGGTCAGAGAAGTGGATGGCGCCAAGGGCTTCCACGGTGCCGCCTTCAATGCTGCGGTAGCTGCCCGGGGCTTCCGGGTCTTCGCTGAACAGCTTGACCTCATGGCCAATCAGTACGGTGGGCAGGAAGGAATCGGTGTTGATCCAGATTTTGCCGTCTTCACCAATTGAGCGCACCTGCATGCGGATCTTGTCGGCGTGACCAATGATCATCAGCTTGAACATATCATCCTGGCCCGGATGCGTATCCAGCACGACACCGGCGTTGCCGCGAAACTGATGCAGCTGCCAGCTTTTTGGCGCAAAGCTCTCGAAGTGCGGTTTCAGTACGCCGTAGGTCATCGCACCTTCAAGCCCCACGGGGCTGGGGGCGGCGAGAATGTCGCGCATCAGCTCGAACTGCTTTTCCGGCATGGGCTGTGCCCAGGGCTGGG from Halomonas sp. CH40 includes these protein-coding regions:
- a CDS encoding M20/M25/M40 family metallo-hydrolase — encoded protein: MSERSANTQPWAQPMPEKQFELMRDILAAPSPVGLEGAMTYGVLKPHFESFAPKSWQLHQFRGNAGVVLDTHPGQDDMFKLMIIGHADKIRMQVRSIGEDGKIWINTDSFLPTVLIGHEVKLFSEDPEAPGSYRSIEGGTVEALGAIHFSDPAVRTGDKGIKKEQIYLDLQIHGENKKQQVLNLGVRPGDSIIFDRPIRPGFSPDTFYGAYLDNGLGCFVTAEVARLIAEAGGTQQVRVMFAIASYEEIGRFGSRVFAGELKPDALIGVDVNHDYVAAPGIGDKRMQPLEMGKGFTMAVGSIASEQLNRVIAKAASDNEIPMQRDIVGVDTGTDGMAGVLASVDSAATSIGFPIRNMHTISETGNTQDVLAAIHALTHTIKSLDGIKDLKREFLDNHPRLDKASPLAHQGSAKPDEDSKSDKEEPQKGAKKETPTAKDTKAKKTKKSK